In Streptomyces longhuiensis, the following proteins share a genomic window:
- a CDS encoding SGNH/GDSL hydrolase family protein → MGTAGLVGLSLVQPAAARPSDQQPPAHARQQAAPVRYVALGDSYSSGLGIPDEADSTCGRSDSNYPSLVAGALHATSVTDVTCAGADTSHMTQPQDSAPPQLDALSPDTTLVTLGIGGNDLGLQEVGTRCVLVAYLAPSGSPCKTSYTLLGTDEIRSRIDATAPKIDAILQEIHARSPQARVLLVGYPVIMPDDGSACRDAIPFAAGDFAWFRDKEKELDSMLAQQASAYGATYVNTYTPSVGHDACKAEGVRWIEPKETPEAAGFHPNAAGHRSMAAEVLARVSP, encoded by the coding sequence GTGGGCACCGCCGGGCTGGTGGGTCTGTCCCTCGTCCAGCCCGCGGCGGCCCGCCCGAGCGACCAGCAGCCTCCCGCGCACGCCAGGCAGCAAGCCGCCCCGGTGCGTTACGTGGCGCTGGGGGACTCGTACAGCTCCGGGCTCGGCATCCCCGACGAGGCCGACTCGACCTGCGGCCGCTCCGACAGCAACTACCCCTCGCTGGTCGCCGGGGCCCTGCACGCCACCAGCGTGACCGACGTGACCTGCGCCGGCGCCGACACGAGCCACATGACCCAGCCGCAGGACTCGGCGCCTCCCCAACTGGACGCGCTGAGCCCGGACACGACCCTGGTCACCCTGGGGATCGGCGGCAACGACCTGGGCCTCCAGGAAGTCGGCACCCGCTGTGTCCTGGTCGCGTATCTCGCCCCGAGCGGGTCTCCCTGCAAGACGAGTTACACCCTGCTCGGCACCGACGAGATCCGCTCGCGCATCGATGCCACCGCGCCCAAGATCGACGCGATCCTCCAGGAGATCCACGCCCGCTCACCGCAGGCGCGGGTGCTCCTGGTCGGCTATCCGGTGATCATGCCCGACGACGGTTCCGCGTGCCGGGACGCCATCCCCTTCGCGGCGGGCGACTTCGCCTGGTTCCGCGACAAGGAGAAGGAACTCGATTCCATGCTCGCCCAGCAGGCCTCCGCCTACGGCGCGACCTACGTCAACACCTACACGCCGTCGGTGGGGCACGACGCCTGCAAGGCCGAGGGGGTGCGCTGGATCGAGCCGAAGGAGACACCGGAGGCCGCCGGCTTCCACCCCAACGCCGCGGGCCACCGCAGCATGGCCGCCGAGGTGCTCGCGAGGGTCAGCCCGTGA
- a CDS encoding ABC transporter permease codes for MLTFITRRIAAGAVLLLVISFLSYVLLSIPDMDVGRQLLGEGASQNVVDAKNAQLGLDRPVLAQYADWLSHAVRGDFGTSWFSSEDVSQAIANRLPVTVSLMLGVTLVTALVSFLLGAWAGMRRGGAVDRGVQILGVLGYALPGFLVTLILVLVFAVRLNWFPAIGYTPFTESPGGWLSTVTLPVISLSVASVAGVSQQVRGAVIDVLRQDYVRTLRARGLPPSRIVLKHVLRNASAPALSVLGMQFVGLLGGAVLVEQIFGLPGLGSMTVTYTTRGDIPVIMALVMLTVIGVVLINLLVDIMIGWLNPKARIA; via the coding sequence ATGCTGACCTTCATCACCCGCAGGATCGCCGCGGGAGCGGTGCTCCTGCTCGTCATCTCGTTCCTCTCCTACGTGCTTCTGTCGATCCCGGACATGGACGTGGGGCGCCAACTCCTCGGCGAGGGAGCGTCGCAGAACGTCGTCGACGCCAAGAACGCCCAGCTGGGACTCGACCGGCCGGTCCTCGCGCAGTACGCGGACTGGCTCTCCCACGCCGTGCGCGGGGACTTCGGCACGTCCTGGTTCTCCAGTGAGGACGTCTCCCAGGCCATCGCCAACCGGCTGCCCGTCACCGTGAGTCTCATGCTCGGTGTCACGCTCGTGACCGCCCTCGTCTCGTTCCTGCTCGGCGCGTGGGCCGGGATGCGCCGCGGCGGCGCCGTCGACCGAGGCGTCCAGATCCTCGGCGTCCTCGGCTACGCGCTCCCCGGATTCCTGGTGACGCTGATCCTCGTACTGGTCTTCGCGGTCCGGCTGAACTGGTTCCCCGCCATCGGATACACCCCGTTCACCGAGTCGCCGGGCGGCTGGCTCTCCACCGTCACGCTGCCGGTGATCTCGCTGTCGGTCGCCTCCGTGGCGGGCGTCTCCCAGCAGGTGCGCGGCGCCGTCATCGACGTCCTGCGCCAGGACTACGTCCGCACGCTGCGGGCCCGCGGACTGCCCCCGTCCCGCATCGTGCTCAAGCACGTCCTGCGCAACGCCTCCGCGCCCGCCCTGTCCGTCCTCGGCATGCAGTTCGTCGGCCTGCTCGGCGGCGCCGTCCTCGTCGAGCAGATCTTCGGCCTGCCCGGCCTCGGCAGCATGACCGTCACCTACACCACCCGCGGCGACATCCCCGTGATCATGGCGCTCGTCATGCTCACCGTCATCGGCGTCGTCCTGATCAACCTCCTGGTCGACATCATGATCGGCTGGCTCAACCCGAAGGCGAGGATCGCGTGA
- a CDS encoding dipeptide/oligopeptide/nickel ABC transporter permease/ATP-binding protein: protein MAKTPADADRSRGTLRQLVRNPLGAVALAVLLLLVTAMLLAPLLAPQAPGAASLADAFAGPSSGHPLGMDSAGRDILSRILYGGRNTLGGAVIALGIALLLGVPAGLYAGYYGSRFDSVANWLVNLVMALPAMVVLLASRAILGPNVWVLMVVLGFLSSPSFFRLVRGIVANVRGELYVDAARVSGLSDTRIVARHVLAVVRGPIIIQIALVSGLAIALQAGLEFLGVGSGDSATWGAMLNEAFQNIQRRPILLLWPGLALGLTNAALVLIATALRDSLENRAGQASRRTRTPARTADAVASADSGEERAELLSIRSLAVAYPGAQGGDQEVVHEVDLDVRPGEIVGLVGESGSGKTQTAFSVLGIFPEGGRISRGSVLVAGREVVGMPERDHRALRGATVAYIPQEPMSNLDPAFTIGSQLIEPMRHVLGLSRKEAAERAVDLLRTVEIPNPEQVMRRYPHEISGGMAQRVLIAGAMSCDPALLIADEPTTALDVRVQAEVLDLLRRLQQERNLGVLLVTHNLGVVADLCDRVAVMNKGRIVETGTTEQVLHDPQDGYTRTLLDAVLDTAPAREPWQPREARSTTV from the coding sequence ATCGCGAAGACACCGGCGGACGCCGACCGCTCTCGCGGCACCCTCCGGCAGCTCGTCCGCAATCCGCTGGGCGCCGTCGCCCTGGCGGTGCTTCTGCTCCTGGTCACGGCGATGCTGCTCGCCCCGCTCCTCGCACCCCAGGCCCCCGGGGCCGCCTCGCTCGCCGACGCGTTCGCCGGTCCGAGCTCCGGCCACCCCCTGGGCATGGACTCGGCGGGCCGCGACATCCTCTCGCGGATCCTGTACGGCGGGCGCAACACCCTCGGCGGCGCCGTCATCGCCCTCGGTATCGCGCTCCTGCTCGGTGTCCCCGCCGGCCTGTACGCCGGCTACTACGGAAGCCGCTTCGACTCCGTCGCCAACTGGCTCGTGAACCTCGTCATGGCGCTGCCCGCCATGGTCGTGCTCCTCGCCTCCCGCGCCATCCTCGGCCCCAACGTCTGGGTCCTGATGGTCGTCCTCGGATTCCTGTCGTCCCCCAGCTTCTTCCGCCTGGTGAGGGGCATCGTCGCGAACGTCCGGGGCGAGCTGTACGTCGACGCCGCGCGCGTCTCCGGGCTCTCCGACACCCGCATCGTGGCCCGGCACGTCCTGGCCGTGGTCCGCGGCCCCATCATCATCCAGATCGCCCTCGTGTCCGGCCTCGCCATCGCCCTCCAGGCCGGCCTCGAATTCCTCGGTGTCGGCAGCGGCGACTCCGCCACCTGGGGCGCCATGCTCAACGAGGCGTTCCAGAACATCCAGCGCCGGCCGATCCTGCTGCTGTGGCCCGGGCTCGCCCTCGGCCTGACCAACGCCGCGCTCGTCCTGATCGCCACGGCCCTGCGGGACTCCCTCGAGAACCGCGCGGGACAAGCGTCCCGTCGTACGCGAACTCCCGCCCGTACGGCCGATGCCGTGGCCTCCGCGGACTCCGGCGAGGAGCGGGCCGAGCTTCTGTCGATCCGCTCGCTCGCCGTCGCCTACCCCGGAGCCCAGGGCGGTGACCAGGAGGTCGTGCACGAGGTCGACCTCGATGTGCGGCCCGGCGAGATCGTCGGCCTGGTCGGCGAGTCGGGCTCCGGCAAGACGCAGACCGCGTTCTCCGTGCTCGGCATCTTCCCCGAGGGCGGCCGGATCTCCCGCGGCAGCGTCCTCGTCGCGGGCCGGGAAGTCGTGGGGATGCCCGAGCGGGACCACCGCGCCCTGCGCGGCGCGACCGTCGCGTACATCCCGCAGGAACCGATGAGCAACCTCGACCCGGCCTTCACCATCGGCAGCCAGCTCATCGAACCGATGCGCCACGTCCTCGGCCTGTCCCGCAAGGAGGCCGCCGAGCGCGCCGTCGACCTGCTCCGCACGGTGGAGATCCCGAACCCCGAGCAGGTCATGCGCCGCTACCCGCACGAGATATCCGGCGGCATGGCCCAACGCGTGCTCATCGCCGGCGCCATGTCCTGCGACCCCGCACTCCTCATCGCCGACGAACCCACCACCGCCCTCGACGTCCGCGTCCAGGCCGAGGTACTCGACCTGCTGCGTCGCCTCCAGCAGGAGCGGAACCTGGGCGTCCTGCTCGTCACCCACAACCTCGGCGTCGTCGCGGACCTCTGCGACCGGGTCGCCGTCATGAACAAGGGGCGCATCGTGGAGACCGGCACCACCGAGCAGGTGCTCCACGACCCGCAGGACGGCTACACCCGCACCCTGCTCGACGCCGTTCTCGACACCGCCCCCGCACGGGAGCCCTGGCAGCCCCGCGAGGCAAGGAGCACCACCGTATGA
- a CDS encoding ABC transporter ATP-binding protein, protein MTSPSASEALLTVEDVRVSFPGKGWRAPRSEVLKGVDLYIRPGETLGLVGESGSGKTTIGRAILGLVPVASGAITLDGERIDTATTARRRALSRDLQVIFQDPYTSLNPSLTIGDTLAEPLLAQGVDAREARGRVGGLLDRVHLPPDAARRLPREFSGGQRQRVAIARALALRPRLVVCDEPVSALDLTTQRTVLDLLLEIQQETGVSYLFVSHDLSVVRCMSHRVAVIHHGEIVETGEADHITRTPDHPYTRTLLLSAPVADVAEQRSRRQLRLQPERPRQAS, encoded by the coding sequence ATGACCAGCCCATCGGCGTCCGAAGCCCTGCTGACCGTCGAGGACGTGCGGGTGTCGTTCCCCGGCAAGGGGTGGCGCGCGCCCCGCTCCGAGGTGCTCAAGGGGGTGGACCTCTACATCCGGCCCGGCGAAACCCTCGGCCTGGTCGGCGAGTCGGGCTCGGGCAAGACGACCATCGGCCGCGCGATCCTCGGTCTGGTGCCGGTCGCCTCGGGCGCCATCACCCTCGACGGCGAACGCATCGACACGGCGACCACGGCACGCCGCCGGGCCCTCAGCCGTGACCTCCAGGTCATCTTCCAGGACCCGTACACATCGCTGAACCCGTCCCTCACCATCGGCGACACCCTCGCCGAACCGCTCCTCGCGCAGGGCGTCGACGCCCGCGAGGCGCGCGGCCGGGTCGGCGGCCTCCTCGACCGGGTCCACCTGCCGCCCGACGCGGCGCGACGCCTGCCGCGCGAGTTCTCCGGCGGCCAGCGCCAGCGCGTCGCCATCGCCCGCGCCCTCGCGCTCCGCCCGCGCCTCGTCGTCTGCGACGAACCGGTGTCCGCGCTCGACCTCACCACGCAACGGACCGTGCTCGACCTCCTCCTGGAGATCCAGCAGGAGACCGGGGTGTCGTACCTCTTCGTCTCCCACGACCTGTCGGTGGTCCGCTGCATGAGCCACCGGGTCGCCGTGATCCATCACGGCGAGATCGTGGAAACGGGCGAAGCCGACCACATCACACGCACCCCCGACCACCCCTACACCCGAACCCTGCTCCTGTCGGCCCCCGTGGCGGACGTCGCCGAACAGCGCAGCCGCAGGCAGCTGCGTCTGCAGCCGGAACGGCCGAGGCAGGCTTCCTGA
- a CDS encoding glutamine amidotransferase-related protein, with protein sequence MVQHVGAEGPYALGEALVAAGLRLRVCRVWAGDPLPESLAGVEALVVMGGPMAAYSDDGFPTRGAELALLREALAAEVPVLGVGLGARLLAVAAGGVARTGSGSQVGATAAP encoded by the coding sequence GTGGTGCAGCATGTGGGGGCCGAGGGGCCCTACGCGCTCGGCGAGGCATTGGTGGCGGCCGGGCTGCGGCTGCGGGTCTGCCGGGTGTGGGCGGGGGATCCGCTGCCGGAGAGCCTGGCCGGCGTCGAGGCGCTGGTCGTGATGGGCGGCCCCATGGCCGCGTACAGCGATGACGGCTTTCCCACACGTGGTGCCGAACTCGCTCTGCTGCGCGAGGCGTTGGCCGCCGAGGTGCCGGTGCTCGGGGTGGGGCTGGGGGCCCGGCTTCTCGCCGTCGCGGCGGGCGGCGTGGCCCGTACGGGTTCCGGCTCTCAGGTGGGCGCCACGGCCGCCCCCTGA
- a CDS encoding cold-shock protein: protein MATGTVKWFNAEKGFGFIEQDGGGPDVFAHYSNIAAQGFRELQEGQKVSFDIGQGQKGPTAENIVTA, encoded by the coding sequence ATGGCTACTGGCACCGTGAAGTGGTTCAACGCGGAAAAGGGTTTCGGCTTCATCGAGCAGGACGGTGGCGGCCCCGACGTCTTCGCCCACTACTCGAACATCGCCGCCCAGGGCTTCCGTGAGCTGCAGGAAGGCCAGAAGGTGAGCTTCGACATCGGTCAGGGCCAGAAGGGCCCGACGGCGGAGAACATCGTCACCGCCTGA
- a CDS encoding DEAD/DEAH box helicase, giving the protein MKRTYGTGRESRAGRSSRSVVSGEFALPKTVRPGLPAVASFGELALPDELLRMLTSLGMNEPFPIQAATLPNSLAGRDVLGRGRTGSGKTLAFGLALLARTAGRRAEPRSPLALVLVPTRELAQQVTEALTPYARSLKLRLATVVGGMSIGRQAGALRGGVEIVVATPGRLKDLIDRGDCRLDEVAVTVLDEADQMADMGFMPQVTALLDQVRPEGQRMLFSATLDRNVDLLVRRYLHDPVVHSVDPSAGAVTTMEHHVLHVHAVDKHAATTEIAARDGRVIMFLDTKHAVDRLTRDLLGVGVRAAALHGGKSQPQRTRTLAQFKSGHVTVLVATNVAARGIHVDSLDLVVNVDPPSDHKDYLHRGGRTARAGESGSVVTLVLPHQRRDMSRLMRDAGITPQVAQVRSGEAELSRITGARTPSGVPVVITAPVAERPRRSGASTRGRRSRSAEARRAADPRRAVDQPRTGQGAGTFRQSVSPVAAAS; this is encoded by the coding sequence ATGAAACGTACGTATGGGACAGGTCGAGAGAGTCGAGCCGGGCGATCGAGCCGGAGTGTGGTTTCCGGGGAGTTCGCGTTGCCGAAGACCGTTCGGCCGGGCCTCCCCGCCGTCGCTTCCTTCGGGGAACTCGCGCTGCCGGACGAGCTCCTGCGGATGCTCACCAGCCTCGGCATGAACGAGCCGTTCCCCATCCAGGCCGCGACGCTGCCCAACTCCCTCGCCGGGCGTGACGTGCTCGGCCGCGGCCGTACCGGGTCCGGCAAGACCCTCGCGTTCGGGCTCGCCCTCCTCGCCCGTACCGCCGGGCGGCGCGCCGAGCCCCGCAGTCCGCTCGCCCTGGTCCTCGTCCCCACCCGCGAGCTCGCCCAGCAGGTCACCGAGGCGCTCACCCCGTACGCGCGGTCGCTGAAGCTGCGCCTGGCCACCGTCGTCGGCGGCATGTCCATCGGACGCCAGGCCGGAGCGCTGCGCGGCGGCGTCGAGATCGTCGTCGCCACCCCGGGGCGGCTCAAGGACCTCATCGACCGAGGCGACTGCCGGCTCGACGAGGTGGCAGTCACCGTGCTCGACGAGGCCGACCAGATGGCCGACATGGGCTTCATGCCCCAGGTCACGGCCCTGCTCGACCAGGTGCGGCCGGAGGGGCAGCGGATGCTGTTCTCCGCCACGCTCGACCGCAACGTCGACCTCCTCGTGCGCCGCTACCTGCACGACCCCGTGGTCCACTCCGTCGACCCTTCGGCCGGCGCGGTGACCACGATGGAGCACCACGTCCTGCACGTGCACGCCGTCGACAAGCACGCGGCCACCACCGAGATCGCCGCCCGCGACGGCCGGGTCATCATGTTCCTCGACACCAAGCACGCGGTGGACCGGCTGACCCGGGACCTGCTCGGCGTCGGTGTGCGGGCCGCCGCCCTGCACGGTGGCAAGTCCCAGCCGCAGCGCACCCGCACCCTCGCCCAGTTCAAGAGCGGCCACGTCACCGTCCTGGTCGCGACCAACGTCGCCGCCCGCGGCATCCACGTCGACAGCCTCGACCTCGTGGTCAACGTCGACCCGCCGAGCGACCACAAGGACTACCTGCACCGCGGCGGCCGTACGGCCCGTGCCGGGGAGTCCGGCAGCGTCGTCACCCTGGTCCTGCCCCACCAGCGCCGCGACATGAGCCGGCTGATGCGCGACGCCGGGATCACCCCGCAGGTCGCCCAAGTCCGTTCGGGCGAAGCCGAGTTGAGCCGCATCACCGGGGCACGGACGCCGTCCGGTGTGCCGGTCGTCATCACCGCGCCGGTGGCGGAACGCCCTCGGCGCAGCGGGGCGAGCACCCGTGGCCGCCGCAGCCGTTCCGCCGAGGCCCGGCGCGCCGCCGATCCGAGGCGCGCCGTCGACCAGCCGCGCACGGGGCAGGGCGCGGGAACTTTCCGGCAGTCCGTGTCCCCGGTCGCCGCGGCGTCCTGA
- a CDS encoding SCO5918 family protein yields the protein MRCVIARFPFELFSSDVLEAMKGVKPEPVTGDSVLIGRRRYPVKQVGAVITRQDRRDFTSGEVVRALTALGFACTEVSAGGSGRAELTPLQVASALMGSPASA from the coding sequence ATGCGCTGTGTCATCGCCAGATTCCCCTTCGAACTCTTCAGCAGTGACGTGCTGGAGGCGATGAAGGGCGTCAAACCCGAACCCGTCACCGGCGATTCCGTGCTCATCGGGCGGCGCCGCTACCCCGTCAAGCAGGTCGGGGCCGTCATCACCCGGCAGGACCGGCGCGACTTCACCTCCGGTGAGGTGGTCAGGGCGCTCACCGCGCTCGGCTTCGCCTGCACCGAGGTCTCCGCGGGCGGCTCCGGCAGGGCTGAACTCACGCCGCTGCAGGTCGCGTCGGCTCTGATGGGTTCGCCCGCCTCCGCGTAG
- a CDS encoding MerR family transcriptional regulator, which yields MTAEGPLGRLDDDDYPAFTMGRAAEMIGTTPAFLRAIGEARLITPLRSAGGHRRYSRYQLRIAARARELVDRGTPVEAACRIIILEDQLEEALRINAEFRRAAAGPDAGAEGR from the coding sequence ATGACAGCAGAAGGACCGCTCGGCCGTCTCGACGACGACGACTACCCCGCCTTCACGATGGGCCGGGCCGCCGAGATGATCGGCACCACGCCCGCGTTCCTGCGGGCCATCGGAGAAGCACGCCTGATCACTCCGCTGCGGTCGGCCGGCGGACACCGCCGCTACTCCCGCTACCAGCTGCGTATCGCGGCACGGGCCCGCGAGCTCGTCGACCGGGGCACCCCCGTCGAGGCCGCCTGCCGCATCATCATCCTCGAGGACCAGCTCGAGGAGGCCCTGCGCATCAACGCGGAGTTCCGCCGCGCGGCGGCCGGACCGGACGCCGGGGCCGAGGGCCGATAG
- a CDS encoding helix-turn-helix transcriptional regulator: MDEVSSLDQQTLGVYRAILFHKEHDPKRLAALLDCTPEAVEAALERLSELSLLAPSTDSPGRLRAVNPSLGLKVLLQREQNELAWRQQRIEQNRAALAALAAEYTASGWSNTLDGTEHLDNVDDIRIRLEALAESCVRESLAFHPVNALTQESIEAGRPLNERALARGVRFRSIYLDSVANDRVTKAHAQWMAERHSEIRTSPTLPMRLLIVDNTAAIVAGLPGQAQPSALLFSSQPVVLAMRALFEAYWEHACPLDRPGDALPGGLTPQERKLLQLLATGLTDEAVARALGIGVRTERRIMAELMERLGASSRFEAGVQATRREWI, encoded by the coding sequence GTGGACGAAGTCTCGTCACTGGATCAGCAGACGCTCGGCGTCTACCGCGCGATTCTGTTCCACAAGGAACACGATCCGAAGCGCCTCGCCGCTTTACTCGACTGCACACCGGAGGCGGTGGAGGCGGCCCTGGAGAGGCTGTCCGAACTCTCCCTCCTCGCACCTTCGACGGACTCACCCGGCCGGCTGCGGGCGGTGAACCCGTCGCTCGGCCTGAAGGTCCTCCTCCAGCGGGAGCAGAACGAACTGGCCTGGCGCCAGCAGCGCATCGAGCAGAACCGCGCCGCGCTGGCCGCGCTCGCCGCCGAGTACACGGCGTCCGGCTGGTCGAACACCCTGGACGGTACGGAACACCTCGACAACGTCGACGACATCCGTATCCGTCTGGAGGCGCTCGCCGAGTCCTGCGTGCGCGAGTCCCTCGCGTTCCACCCGGTCAACGCGCTGACCCAGGAGTCGATCGAGGCCGGCCGGCCCCTCAACGAGCGGGCGCTCGCGCGGGGGGTGCGCTTCCGGTCGATCTACCTCGACAGCGTCGCCAACGACCGTGTCACCAAGGCGCACGCGCAGTGGATGGCGGAGCGGCACAGCGAGATCCGGACCTCGCCCACGCTGCCGATGCGGCTGCTCATCGTCGACAACACCGCGGCGATCGTGGCCGGTCTGCCGGGTCAGGCCCAGCCGTCCGCGCTGCTGTTCAGCAGCCAGCCGGTGGTCCTCGCGATGCGGGCCCTGTTCGAGGCGTACTGGGAGCACGCCTGCCCTCTCGACCGGCCGGGCGACGCCCTGCCCGGCGGGCTGACCCCGCAGGAGCGCAAGCTCCTCCAGCTCCTCGCGACGGGTCTCACCGACGAGGCCGTGGCCCGTGCGCTCGGTATCGGGGTCCGCACCGAGCGCCGCATCATGGCCGAGCTGATGGAGCGCCTCGGTGCGTCGAGCCGCTTCGAGGCCGGCGTGCAGGCCACGCGCAGGGAGTGGATCTGA
- a CDS encoding response regulator transcription factor — MSVRVVVAGDHQLVLEAFAETLNGTNGLDVVGLATTYEAVLPAVERHRPTVLLLGEPTMGGKALRAATDVRARHPKCGVALMVGAATPAVVDRAVAAGALGIVPKNARLPQLITTLMGVAGGCLTVDPALLRPPTAGESALSVREMDVLRLTAGGATVKEIAGELYLAAGTVRNLTSAAIKKLGGRNRFDAARIASEHGWL, encoded by the coding sequence ATGTCCGTACGCGTGGTCGTAGCAGGTGATCACCAGCTGGTCCTCGAAGCGTTCGCCGAGACGCTCAACGGCACCAACGGGCTGGACGTCGTGGGGCTCGCCACGACCTACGAGGCCGTGCTGCCCGCCGTCGAACGGCACCGGCCGACCGTGCTGCTCCTCGGGGAGCCCACCATGGGCGGCAAGGCGCTGCGGGCCGCGACCGATGTGCGCGCCCGGCACCCCAAGTGCGGCGTCGCCCTCATGGTCGGAGCGGCCACCCCCGCGGTGGTCGACCGGGCCGTCGCCGCGGGCGCGCTCGGCATCGTCCCCAAGAACGCGCGCCTGCCGCAGCTGATCACCACCCTCATGGGCGTCGCGGGCGGCTGTCTCACCGTCGACCCGGCGCTGTTGCGGCCGCCCACAGCCGGTGAATCGGCGCTCAGCGTAAGGGAGATGGACGTGCTGCGCCTCACCGCCGGCGGCGCCACGGTGAAGGAGATAGCGGGCGAGCTGTATCTCGCCGCGGGGACCGTACGGAACCTCACCTCGGCGGCCATCAAGAAGCTCGGCGGCCGCAACCGGTTCGACGCGGCGCGCATCGCGAGCGAGCACGGATGGCTGTGA
- a CDS encoding 3-dehydroquinate synthase II — MTDAKLCWLDIRDAGTATAAILEEAVHQRIDGVVAADPAAFTGLPPTIRKILLFEDGAASVPADLGEADLVIVPGGKDERAPLVAAHPDVEFGRYVEIVDADTLEDACLAARLEAWSVLDFRDPTKIPLEIVIAAATGAPGSIVTTAADNEEAEIVYGVLELGSDGVLMRGRTVGDATALRTAATSRGGEIPLVELTVTGATHIGMGERACVDTTTHFRKDEGILVGSHSKGMVLCVSETHPLPYMPTRPFRVNAGALHSYTVAQHGRTHYLSELHAGSSVLAVDVKGRTRPVSVGRVKIETRPLISIDAVAPNGQTVNLILQDDWHVRVLGPGASVLNSTELKPGDTILGHLPTADRHVGYPINEFCLEK, encoded by the coding sequence ATGACGGACGCAAAACTGTGCTGGCTTGACATCCGCGACGCCGGCACCGCCACCGCCGCCATCCTCGAAGAGGCCGTCCACCAGCGGATCGACGGCGTCGTCGCCGCCGACCCGGCCGCCTTCACCGGCCTGCCCCCGACCATCCGCAAGATCCTCCTGTTCGAGGACGGGGCGGCCTCGGTCCCCGCCGACCTCGGCGAGGCCGACCTGGTGATCGTGCCCGGCGGCAAGGACGAGCGGGCCCCGCTCGTCGCGGCGCACCCCGACGTCGAGTTCGGCCGCTACGTCGAGATCGTCGACGCCGACACCCTGGAGGACGCCTGCCTGGCGGCGCGTCTGGAGGCGTGGAGCGTCCTCGACTTCCGCGACCCGACCAAGATCCCGCTGGAGATCGTCATCGCGGCGGCCACCGGCGCCCCGGGCTCCATCGTCACGACCGCGGCCGACAACGAGGAGGCCGAGATCGTCTACGGCGTGCTCGAACTGGGCTCGGACGGCGTCCTGATGCGCGGCCGCACCGTGGGCGACGCCACCGCCCTGCGCACGGCGGCGACCTCGCGCGGCGGGGAGATCCCGCTGGTGGAGCTGACGGTCACGGGTGCCACGCACATCGGGATGGGCGAGCGTGCCTGCGTCGACACGACGACCCACTTCCGCAAGGACGAGGGCATCCTCGTCGGCTCGCACTCCAAGGGCATGGTGCTGTGCGTCAGCGAGACCCACCCGCTGCCGTACATGCCGACGCGTCCCTTCCGGGTCAACGCCGGCGCGCTCCACTCGTACACCGTGGCGCAGCACGGACGCACCCACTACCTGAGCGAACTGCACGCCGGCAGCTCGGTGCTGGCCGTCGACGTGAAGGGCCGCACGCGTCCCGTCAGCGTCGGCCGGGTGAAGATCGAGACGCGTCCGCTGATCTCCATCGACGCGGTCGCGCCCAACGGCCAGACGGTCAACCTGATCCTCCAGGACGACTGGCACGTCCGCGTCCTCGGCCCCGGCGCCTCGGTCCTCAACAGCACCGAACTCAAGCCAGGCGACACGATCCTGGGCCACCTGCCCACGGCCGACCGCCATGTCGGCTACCCGATCAACGAGTTCTGCCTGGAGAAGTAG